A stretch of the Ananas comosus cultivar F153 linkage group 14, ASM154086v1, whole genome shotgun sequence genome encodes the following:
- the LOC109719897 gene encoding uncharacterized protein LOC109719897 has protein sequence MDNREGREHRSAGELDDETIARRRSRRVSFAETTAVHVFDREDDLETPPESRGGGAASAPAAGVHVDQCDSDDSRGSAREEEEEGEEEDDGEEDDVEPVRFIRDMDLLSPGSAVGSVTSNDDENFFGPVSTSFIRSGRPSDSGMSEDSNHDITLDSTAFSLHFRSIAPPDDRSANSAGSLRTPTTDTVPTSSRNLGEPAGFKKIFANSKLSDGKASANRDGFSDMSLVADNPSRYDYGRLSPTLEALLNEVNQTMMSSPSKNELGIDASDHHIDEFVHGKGYVKGDHHLDVHISMGTRMTTAADQIDNDKHLSVREAQSPVSKSVVKKSQDYFKDVREAIPSETATSTAENAVVPSPPYRAFRSKVTSQSNDLHQSAFEDQQSGSQYNTYSSPQSAVPALVLKDGQQIVEAENGMRTPKDIIQAFQSPFKGSVSSLRAKREQLFVDSVALSRSPIRSFSLKTELLRHDERISAIKDRMSKRRMPGTPINGNSKLMLIEKSPVRLEREYISEKMAAGHVNLIAEDPRQLDLAVISEQNVINSVQKNKSKDNLVKLDTPSEAREHIYNKNNEIVDNAVDLPKANFTSHLCASPTNIKGSPLTSHTLIERPSTPKARSPSVRRVIFQQSKTSQAPDMLHKVSDQDIQSLQESTSPKDFDLVGRKRRLELKTGAKEDRAGKIIRREESPTFSPNHRVSPRRVEYDNEVQIEGPSTQKDWANIFSDVLEATKVVFSASISVLNLKELDNLEDLLGELQRAIKYDRLSTSLRNHDRLGDQQPQRVVEARLLQVKLLYEQAKLQLNRLKLDRLRNKAQLIQFGVQECSTLKWKISQLSLPSTKSTETTNNHCYSISCTSSSKNQEELDRVTLMRHEKKVLEQKTELLTKSLEVFCKIKESLSCDRVIKVATENLRMRNCCRRIHQDLQLWKLSDIVRTQDQREIVLNYCNFLFLRFTIRTGGVSNIVCANIVLNEGIVEKTYPNMNASKAVEFVFRGRHEQRVDSSKCLPTKTLEISMLLGNVVNVLEEVQTARMELLNLACSTFEFQPGNTLGRLELLLCFMDLRSGRKLTLALDMTDLNSATYPSEPSELQIEIRRSQTTQPPKVLDEILAAVKNLQSGRPVILKLCRLISNLVRSSSN, from the exons ATGGACAACCGGGAGGGGAGGGAGCACCGGAGCGCGGGGGAGCTCGACGACGAGACGATCGCGCGGAGGCGGTCGCGGCGCGTCAGCTTCGCGGAGACCACCGCGGTCCACGTCTTCGACCGTGAGGACGACCTCGAGACCCCGCCGGAgtcgcgcggcggcggcgccgcctccgcccccGCCGCGGGGGTCCACGTGGACCAATGCGACAGCGACGACTCGAGGGGTTCGGCGcgcgaggaagaggaggagggggaggaggaagatgatggggaagaagatgatgtggAGCCGGTTAGGTTTATAAGAGACATGGATTTGTTGTCTCCGGGAAGCGCTGTCGGTTCCGTTACCTCAAACGATG ATGAAAACTTTTTCGGCCCTGTGTCAACAAGCTTTATTAGATCAGGGCGTCCTTCTGACTCTGGAATGTCGGAGGATAGCAATCACGATATCACGTTGGATTCCACAGCCTTCTCTTTGCATTTCCGCAGTATTGCTCCGCCAGATGACCGTTCTGCCAACTCAGCAGGCAGCCTTCGAACACCTACGACAGATACAGTGCCTACTAGCTCCAGAAATCTTGGAGAACCAGCTGGATTTAAGAAGATATTTGCCAATTCCAAGCTTTCCGATGGAAAGGCGAGTGCTAATAGAGATGGTTTTAGTGATATGAGCTTAGTTGCAGATAATCCAAGCCGGTATGATTATGGCAGACTCTCTCCTACATTAGAAGCTCTGCTTAATGAAGTGAACCAGACTATGATGTCAAGTCCATCAAAAAATGAACTTGGTATTGATGCTTCTGATCATCACATTGATGAGTTTGTTCATGGAAAAGGCTATGTTAAGGGTGATCATCATCTTGATGTGCATATTTCCATGGGCACTCGAATGACTACTGCTGCTGATCAAATTGATAATGACAAGCACCTTTCTGTGAGGGAAGCACAATCCCCTGTCAGTAAATCAGTTGTTAAAAAATCTCAG GATTACTTCAAAGATGTTCGTGAGGCGATTCCATCTGAAACAGCTACATCCACTGCTGAAAATGCTGTGGTTCCCTCACCCCCATATAGAGCATTTCGAAGCAAAGTTACGTCACAATCTAACGACTTGCACCAATCAGCTTTTGAAGATCAGCAATCTGGAAGCCAGTACAATACTTATTCTTCCCCTCAGTCTGCAGTTCCTGCGCTGGTGCTGAAAGATGGCCAACAAATAGTAGAAGCTGAGAATGGAATGCGAACCCCAAAAGACATTATTCAAGCCTTTCAGTCTCCTTTTAAAGGATCTGTATCATCTTTACGTGCTAAGAGGGAACAGCTCTTTGTTGACTCTGTTGCTCTTTCGCGAAGCCCGATCCGTTCCTTTTCATTGAAGACTGAGCTTCTAAGGCATGATGAGAGAATTTCAGCAATAAAGGATCGCATGTCAAAGCGTAGAATGCCTGGAACACCTATAAATGGCAATTCTAAATTAATGCTGATTGAGAAGAGTCCTGTGCGATTGGAACGTGAATACATTTCAGAAAAGATGGCAGCTGGTCATGTAAATCTTATTGCCGAGGACCCCAGGCAACTTGATCTTGCAGTTATTTCTGAACAGAATGTGATCAATTCTGTTCAAAAGAATAAGTCAAAGGATAACCTTGTGAAATTAGATACCCCAAGCGAAGCTAGAGAACACatatataataagaataatGAAATTGTTGATAATGCTGTAGACTTGCCTAAAGCCAATTTTACCTCTCATCTATGTGCCTCCCCTACAAACATCAAGGGAAGTCCATTGACTTCTCATACTCTTATAGAGAGGCCCTCTACCCCAAAGGCACGTAGTCCTTCTGTAAGACGAGTTATTTTTCAGCAAAGCAAAACTAGTCAAGCTCCTGACATGTTGCACAAGGTCTCTGATCAAGATATTCAATCTCTTCAAGAATCAACTTCTCCTAAAGATTTTGATTTAGTTGGAAGGAAAAGACGACTAGAGCTGAAGACTGGTGCCAAAGAAGATCGAGCCGGTAAAATAATCAGGAGAGAGGAAAGTCCAACATTCTCTCCTAATCATAGGGTTTCTCCAAGACGAGTCGAGTATGATAATGAAGTTCAAATTGAAGGCCCGTCAACGCAGAAGGATTGGGCTAAC ATATTCTCTGATGTCCTTGAAGCAACAAAAGTAGTATTTTCAGCATCCATCAGTGTACTTAATTTGAAAGAG CTTGATAATTTAGAAGACTTGTTGGGTGAGCTGCAGAGGGCGATAAAATATGATAGGCTTTCTACTTCCCTG AGAAATCATGATCGGCTGGGTGATCAACAACCGCAGAG AGTAGTAGAAGCAAGATTATTGCAAGTTAAGCTTTTATACGAGCaagcaaaattgcagctaaatcGCTTGAAGCTAGATAGATTACGC AATAAAGCGCAACTAATTCAATTTGGAGTACAAGAATGCTCTACTCTGAAATGGAAGATTTCACAGCTCTCTCTTCCAAGCACAAAATCTACAGAAACAACAAATAACCATTGTTACTCAATTTCATGCACTTCTAGTAGTAAAAATCAG GAGGAACTTGACAGAGTAACACTGATGAGGCACGAAAAGAAAGTGCTAGAACAAAAAACGGAGCTGTTAACGAAGTCCCTTGAAGTTTTTTGTAAGATTAAAGAGAGCCTTAGTTGCGATAGGGTAATTAAAGTTGCCACAGAGAATTTGAGGATGAGAAATTGTTGTAGAAGAATCCACCAAGATTTGCAG TTATGGAAGTTGAGTGACATAGTAAGAACGCAAGATCAACGGGAGATTGTTCTCAATTATTGCAATTTTCTCTTTCTAAG GTTTACTATAAGAACAGGAGGAGTTTCAAATATTGTCTGCGCCAACATTGTGTTGAATGAAGGCATAGTGGAAAAG ACTTACCCAAACATGAATGCAAGTAAGGCTGTTGAATTTGTATTCAGAGGCAGGCATGAGCAAAGAGTTGACAGCTCAAAATGTCTTCCTACGAAGACACTG GAAATCAGCATGCTTTTGGGTAACGTAGTCAATGTGCTCGAGGAAGTGCAAACTGCCAGAATGGAGTTGTTAAATCTAGCCTGCTCAACCTTCGAATTTCAACCTGGGAATACAT TGGGAAGACTCGAGCTATTGCTTTGTTTCATGGACTTGAGGAGTGGTCGGAAGCTAACCTTGGCCCTCGACATGACGGACTTAAACAG CGCAACATACCCATCTGAGCCATCAGAGTTACAGATTGAGATTCGCAGATCTCAGACGACACAACCGCCAAAAGTATTGGATGAGATATTGGCAGCTGTAAAGAATCTTCAAAGCGGACGTCCGGTGATCCTAAAGCTTTGCCGTTTGATATCCAATCTTGTTCGCTCTTCATCGAACTGA